From one [Ruminococcus] lactaris ATCC 29176 genomic stretch:
- the queE gene encoding putative 7-carboxy-7-deazaguanine synthase QueE → MKVVEKFISINGEGRRAGELAVFIRFKGCNLNCSYCDTKWANEPACDYEELSPDDICEYVSETGIKNVTLTGGEPLLQKDIRSLVEKLLNKSDIRVEIETNGAVDIAPLANAFSKEKLSLTMDYKLPSSGCEEKMILSNMEVLRKQDTVKFVSGSVKDLECAEKIIGKFHLTERCQVFISPVFGSIEPVEIVNFMTSKRMNDVRLQIQMHKVIWNPEERGV, encoded by the coding sequence TGGAGAGGGAAGAAGAGCCGGAGAATTGGCGGTGTTTATCAGATTCAAGGGCTGTAACTTAAACTGCTCCTACTGTGACACAAAGTGGGCCAATGAGCCAGCTTGTGATTATGAGGAGCTTTCGCCGGATGATATTTGCGAATATGTCAGTGAGACAGGTATTAAAAATGTGACGCTGACAGGGGGAGAGCCTTTATTACAGAAGGATATTAGAAGTTTAGTAGAAAAGTTATTGAATAAATCGGACATCAGAGTAGAGATAGAAACTAATGGGGCTGTTGATATTGCTCCCCTTGCCAATGCATTTTCAAAAGAAAAACTTAGCCTTACTATGGATTACAAGCTGCCATCCAGCGGCTGTGAGGAGAAAATGATTCTCTCCAATATGGAAGTTCTAAGAAAGCAGGACACAGTCAAGTTTGTTTCGGGCAGTGTCAAGGATTTGGAATGTGCAGAGAAAATAATTGGAAAATTTCATCTGACAGAAAGGTGCCAGGTATTCATAAGTCCAGTATTTGGTTCAATTGAGCCAGTGGAAATCGTGAATTTCATGACCAGTAAAAGGATGAATGACGTGCGTCTTCAGATTCAGATGCACAAGGTAATCTGGAACCCAGAGGAAAGGGGCGTATAA